The stretch of DNA GCGGACGCCGCCGAGGCGCGGGCCGCCGACCTGTCCTACGGCCGCAAGCGCACCCTCGAGATCGCCACCACCCTCGCCCTCGATCCGCCCTTCCTGCTCCTCGACGAGCCGACGCAGGGCATGGCGATCGAGGATGTCGACCGCATCAAGCGGCTGATCCGGCGCATCGCCAAGGGCCGTACGATCCTGATGGTGGAGCACAACATGTCGGTGGTGGCCGACCTCTGCGACACCATCACGGTGCTGCAACGGGGCGAGATCCTGGCGGAGGGGCCCTACGCCGCCGTCTCGGCCGATCCGGCGGTGAAGGCGGCCTATCTCGGGGGCGGGCATGCCTGACATCGTTCTCGAAACAAGCGGCCTCCAGGCCTGGTACGGCGAGAGCCACGTTCTCCACGGCATCGACCTCACGGTGCGCGAGGGCGAGTGCGTGACGCTCATCGGCCGCAACGGCGCCGGCCGCACCACGACGTTGCGCGCCATCCTCGGCCTCACCGACCGGCGCGCCGGCTCGGTGCGGGTGCGGGGCGCCGAGGCGATCCGGCTGCCGCCCCACCGCATCGCGCGGCTCGGCCTCGGCTATTGCCCGGAGGAGCGCGGCGTCTACCGCACGCTCACCACCCGCGAGAACCTGACCCTGCTGCCGCGCCTCGGCGAGGGCGGGATGCCGCTCGACGAGGTGCTGGCGCTGTTTCCGAATCTCGCCGAGCGGGCCGACAGCTATGGCGGCCGGCTCTCCGGCGGCGAGCAGCAGATGCTGGCGCTCGGGCGCATCCTCACCACCGGCGCCCGCATCCTGCTCCTCGACGAGATCACCGAGGGGCTGGCGCCGGTCATCGTCGAGGCTCTGGGCCGCGCCGTGTCGCTGCTGATGAGCCGCGGCTTCACCATCGTGCTGGTCGAGCAGAACTTCCACTTCGCCCGTCACCTCGCCGACCGCCACTACGTCGTCGAGCACGGCCGCATCGCCGCGGAGATCGCCGCGCACGAGGTCGAAGCGCGGGAGGAGGAGGTCGGGCGGTTGCTGGGGTGTGAGTTCACCAGTGCGATTTTGCGTATCGGAACAAGTATTTCATCGCTCGATCAGTCCATCCATCCACCTCATCCTGAGGTGTCGGTCCATCAGAGATGGACTGACCTCGAAGGAGGGCTCTAGGGATCTCAGCGCCTTCCGGAGCGCTCCTTCGAGGTCAGTCGATCTTCGATCGACTGACACCTCAGGATGAGGTCGAGAGCGGGATCGTCGATTACGTCAAAGATGCTCTGAGACAGCAGGCGCCGTTCAGGCAGATCACACAAGGAGGCTAAAAATCATGCGGTCGCGTGTCATCGGCTATGCCCTCGGTCTGTCCCTCGCCGCCCTGGCCTCGGGCGCCCGCGCGGCCGACACGGTCAGCGACGGGGTGGTCAAGGTCGGCATCCTCAACGACCTGTCGGGCATCTATTCCGACTTCACCGGCCGCGGCTCGGCGGTGGCGGCGCAGATCGCCATCGACGAGATGGGGGGCAATGTGCTGGGCGCTCCCGTCGAACTGGTCGCCGCCGACCACCAGAACAAGCCCGACATCGCCGCCAACCTCGCCCGCGAGTGGTTCGACCAGGGCAAGGTCGACATGATCGCCGACTTCCCGACCTCCTCGACGGCTCTGGCCGTGATGGAGATCGCGCGCCAGAAGAACCGGGTGACCATGCTCTCGGCCGGCGTGGCCATGGCGGCGATCACCGACAAGTGCTCGCCCTTGAGCGCGCAATGGATGGTCAACACCTACGCGCTCGCCGCCGGCACCGCCAAGGCGCTGATGAAGGCCGGCAAGAAGAGCTGGTACTTCGTCACCGCCGATTACACCTTCGGCCATTCCCTGGAGAAGGACGCCGCCGCGGTGGTCGAGGCCGAGGGCGGCAAGGTCTTGGGGGTCTCTCGCCATCCCTTCCCGGGCGGCGATTTCTCCTCCTACATGCTGAAGGCGCAGAGCACCGGCGCCCAGGTGATCGCGCTGGCCAATGCCGGCAGCGACACGGTCAACGCCGTCAAGCAGGCCGCCGAATACGGCATCGGCCGCAGCGACAAGCAGGTGATCGCGCCGCTGCTGACCTACATCACCGACGTGAAGAGCCTCGGCCTCGCCAAGGCCCAGGACATGTACCTGACGGAAGCGTTCTACTGGGATTACGACGACCGCTCGCGCGCCTTCGCCGAAAAGTACTTCGCCAAGATGAAGCGGATGCCGAGCGCCTCGCAGGCCGCGATCTACTCCGCCGTCTTGAGCTACCTGAAGGCGATCCAGGCGGCGGGTACCGACGAGGCCGGGGCGGTGATGAAGCAGCTGCGCTCCATGACCATCGACGACGCGGTGATCCGCAACGGCCGCCTGCGCGCCGACGGGGCGCTGGTGCACGACCTGCTGCTGCTCCAGGTGAAGAAGCCGGCGGAATCGAAGCGCGACTGGGATTTCTACCACGTCAAGGCGGTGCTCAAGGGTGACGACGTCTACCCGAAGCCGAGCGAGGCCTGCCCGCTGAACGCCAAGGGGTGAGCCGCCACCCCGAACCCTCCCCCCTCTGCGGGGGAGGGTGGTCCCTGCGTCAGCAGGGGCCGGGAGAGGGGCAGCGCGACGCTGATCCAGCGAGCGCCCGTCAGAACGGTTCGGCCTGATCCGGAAGCGGCGTCCCCTCTCCCGCCCCAGCGCGAGTGCTTCGCACTCGCCGTGGGGCACCCTCCCCCGCAGAGGGGGGAGGGTATGCACTCAACCGTCCCGCCTCATCCTCCCCGGTGCTCCCCATGACGGACATCACCCTTCAGGCTTTCATGGCTCAGCTCACCATCGGGCTCATCGGCGGCTGTTTCTACGCCATGCTGAGCATGGGGCTGGCGATCATCTTCGGCCTGCTCAACATCATCAACTTCACCCACGGCGCGCAGTTCATGATGGCGGCGTTCCTGGCCTGGATCGGGCTGACGCAAGTCGGGCCCTGGCTCGGCCAGCCCGACCTCCAGGTGAATTTCTGGCTCGCCCTCGTCCTGGCGCCGGCCCTCGTCGCCGTGTTCGGCATGGCGATCGAGCGCACCCTGCTGCGCCGGCTCTATCACCTCGATCACCTCTACGGCCTGCTCCTCACCTTCGGCGTCGCCCTGGTGATGGAAGGCGGCTTCCGGTACTTCTTCGGGGTGTCGGGCCAGGGCTACGAGCCGCCGGAGATCCTGCAAGGCCCGGTCGATGTCGGCTTCATGCTGCTGCCGAAATACCGGGTCTTCGTGGTCGCGGCCTCGCTGCTGATCTGCCTTTCCACCTGGTATCTGTTCGAGCGCACCAAGCTCGGCGCCTACTTACGCGCCGGCACCGAGAATCCGCGCCTGCTCCAGGCCTTCGGCATCAACGTGCCGGTGATGATCACGCTCACCTACGGCTTCGGGGTGGCGCTCGCCGGCATCGCCGGGGTGCTGGCCGCGCCCATCATGCAGATCACCCCGCTGATGGGCGGGAGCCTGCTCAACATCGTCTTCGCCGTGGTGGTGATCGGCGGCCTCGGATCGATCCTCGGCGCGATGCTGACCGGGCTCGGCCTCGGGCTGATCGAGGGCTTGACCAAGGTGGTCTATCCGGAGGCCTCGACCGTGGTGGTCTTCGTCATCATGGCCCTGGCGCTGCTCCTGCGCCCGGCCGGCCTGTTCGGGCGGGAGGCGTGAGATGACGTCCAGACACCTGTTCGCCGCCCTCGTCGCCGGGCTCCTCGTGGTGCCGCTGGTGCCGGGGCTGGTCTACCCGATCTTCGTCATGAAGGTGATGGCCTACGGGCTGTTCGCCTGCGCCTTCAACCTGCTGCTCGGCTTCACCGGCCTCGTCTCCTTCGCCCATGCCGCCTTCCTGGGCACCGCCGGCTACGTCACCGGCGCGCTGATGATCCGGCTCGGCGCCCATCCGCTCGGGGTGCCGGTCTCCTTCGCGGCGGGCGTCGCGGCGGCGGCTCTCGTGGGCTTTGCCATCGGCGGCCTCGCGATCCGGCGCCGCGGCATCTACTTCGCGATGATCACGCTGGCCTTGTCGCAGATCGTCTACTTCCTGGCGGTGCAGTTCCGCTGGACCGGCGGCGAGGACGGCTTGCAGGGCATCCCGCGCGGCACGTTGCTCGGCTTCGTCGATCTCTCCAGCGATACGGCGATGTACTACGTGGCGCTCGCGCTCTTCGTCGCCGGCTTCCTGTTCATCCACCGGGTGGTGCATTCGCCCTTCGGCCAGATCCTCCAGGCGGTGCGGGACAACGAGGCGCGGGCGGTGTCGCTCGGCTACGACGCCTCCCGCTTCCAGCTCCTCGCCTTCGTCCTCTCGGCGGCGGTGGCGGGCTATGCCGGCGCCCTCAAGGCCCTGGTCTTCGGCCTCGTCTCGCTCAACGACGTGTCGCTGCACACCTCGACCGAGGTGGTGCTGATGACGCTGCTCGGCGGCGTCGGCACCCTGGTCGGGCCGCTCGTCGGCGCCGCCCTGGTGGTCGGGTTGCAGAACTACCTCGCGACGATCGGCGATCTCGTCACGGTGGTGATCGGCCTGATCTTCATCCTCTGCGTCTCGTTCTTCCGCCGCGGCGTCGTCGGCGAGTGGCTGCACTGGCGCCAGCGCCGCGCCGCCCGGACCGCGCCGCCGAGCCCCCGGTCGTCCCCGGTCGCCGAGGCGGCCTGATCCTTCCCACTCCACGAAACCTGCAAGGAAACAGACCCATGTGGACAGGTGTCATTCCCGCCGTCACCACCAAGTTCACCGCCGACGGGGCCCTCGACCATGCCGAGATGGAGCGCTGCTTCGCGCTCCAGATGCAGGCCGGCTGCGACGGGCTGATCGTCTGCGGCTCCCTCGGCGAGGGCCCGATGCTGTCGCCCGACGAGCGCCTCGCGGTGATGAAGACCGCCCTGTCGGTCGCCGGTCCCCATCCGGTGCTGATGACCGTCTCCGAGGCCGGCACCCGCGAGGCCTGCGCGCTCGCCGCGCGTGCCGCCAAGGCCGGCGCCTCGGGCCTGATGGTGGTGCCGAGCCCGATCTACCACACCGACGAGGACGAGACCGTCGCGACCCTGAGCGCCGTCGCGGCGGCGGGCGACCTGCCGGTGATGATCTATTCCAACCGCGTCGCCTACCGGGTCGACGTGACGCCCCGGATCATGGAGCGGCTGGCCGGCGACACGCGTTTCGTCGCCATCAAGGAATCCTCCGACGACATCCGCCGCACCACCGAGATCATCAACCATTTCGGCGACCGCTTCGCGGTGCTGACCGGCGTCGACAACCTCGCCTTCGAGGCCCTGAGCGTCGGCGCGGTCGGCTGGGTCGCGGGCCTGGTCGTCGCCTTCCCGGAGGAGACCGTGGCGATCTACCGCCTGATGAAGGCCGGTCGCACCGCGGAGGCGCTCGAGATCTACCGCTGGTTCCGCCCGCTCCTCGACCTCGACGTCTCGACCTTCCTGGTCCAGAACATCAAGCTCGCCGAGGCGCTGGCGATCGGCTCGACCGAGCACGTCCGGATGCCGAGGAAGCCGCTGTCGGGCGAGCGCCGGGCCGCCGTCGAGGCGATCGTCCGCACCGCCCTGGAGCGGCGCCCCTCCCTGAAGCTGGCGGCGTAAGGGCCGATGCCCCGCGAGGTCGCGATCGTCGGGGCCGGCATCGTCGGCCTCGCCACCGCCCATCACTTGCTGGAAGAGGGCTGGCGGGTGCGGCTGATCGAGCGCGGCGGGATCGCCGAGGGGGCGAGCCTCGGCAATGCTGGGGCGCTCGCCTTCACCGACGTGCTGCCGCTCGCCTCGCCGGGCATCCTCCGCAAGGCGCCGCGCTGGATGCTCGATCCCCTCGGGCCCCTGGCCCTGCCGCCGGCCTACCTGCCGCGGATCGCGCCCTGGCTCGTGCGCTTCTGGCGCGCCAGCCTGCCCGACCGGCACGCCCACGCGACGCAGGTCCAGTCCGGCCTGATGCGGCTCGCCGCGCAGGCCATGGCGGCGATGGTGGAGTCGGCCGGCCTGACTGAGCGGCTGCGCCACGACGGCAACCTCGAACTCTACGAGAGCGAGGCGGACCTCGCCGCCGCCGGGCCCGGCTGGGCGGCGCGGGAGCGGGAGGGCATCGCCTTCGAGCATGTCCAGGCTGACCGCCTCGCGGAACTGCAGCCCGGCCTGTCGCCGCGGTTCGTCGCCGGCACCTTCACGCCGAACTGGATGACGGTGGACGATCCGCACCGTTTCGCCCTGGCGCTCCACGCCGTCGTCGCGGCGAAGGGAGCCACGCTTACCAGGGGCGAGGTGCGGGACATCGCACCCGCAGGCGAGGGCGTGCGCCTGACGCTCTCCGACGGCACGAGCCTGAGCGCCGAGGCCTGCGTGCTCGCGACCGGGGCCTGGTCGCGGGACCTCGCCCGCCGCCTCGGCGATTCCGTGCCCCTCGACACCGAGCGCGGCTACAACACCACGCTGCCGCCCGGCGCCTTCCCCCTGCGCCGGCAGCTCACCTTCGGCGGCCACGGCTTCGTGGTCACGCCGCTCGCCACCGGCATCCGGGTCGGCGGCGCCGTCGAGTTCGGCGGCCTCCATCGTCCGCCGAACTTCGCCCGCGCCGACGCGATGCTGAGGAAGGCCGCCGCCTTCCTGCCGGGTCTCGACACGGCGGGCGGCCGGCAATGGATGGGATTCCGGCCCTCGCTTCCCGACAGCCTGCCGGTGATCGGCCCGTCCCGGGCGAGCCCGCGGGTGATCTACGCCTTCGGCCACGGCCATCTCGGCCTGACGCAAAGCGCCGGGACGGGGCGGATCGTGGCGGACCTGCTGGCGGGGCGGGCGTCGGGCGTGGACGTGGCGGCGTTGCGGGCCGGGCGGTTCGGGTGAGAAGACGCGAAGTGGATCGCCGCGGGCTTGTTCGATCGGTCTCTACAGACTTCAACCCCTCTGCGTCATTCCGGGGCCGCGACAGCGAAGCCCGGAATCCAGAGCCGCGGAGAGTGCAGGATAAGTCGGAGACCGTCCCGCTTTCTTCTGGAACACCTGAGTGTCTGGATTCTGGGCTCCGCTGTCGCGGCCCCGGAATGACGCGGAGGGTGTCGGGCCTGGATGGGACAGTCGGGCGAGCGCTTGAAGAACCAAACAGATTTCGCAAAATTGGCTGCCGGTTTTGCGACAAAAATCTGCGACAAACCAACAACCTCAGCAGACGAAGCGTTGGCCTGCCAACGCAAGTCTGCGTAGAGAGCGCCGGCCACCCTCACGCCCGCCCCGCCACCGGCAGGTCGGCGAGCCTCGGCCGCGACCGCTCGATCAGGGCGGCGGCGAGCATCGCCTCGAGGCGGATCAGGTCCTCGTCGGGCTCCGGCTGCCAGCCGCAGCCGCAGCGGGGCGACGGGCCGTGCAGGGAGGCGATCTGGCGGTAGAGCGAGCCGACCGTGCGGGCGGCGGCTTCGAGCGCCGCCATCGGCGGCAGCGGGCCCCGCTCCAGGGCGTCCCAGAAGGCGAGCGTCAGGGCCTGTTCCAGGGCGGCCTGCCGCCGGCTCTCGGTCTGCGCCTCGGCGAGCCGGCTTTCGTGGTGATGCAGGGTCATCGCGCGCTCCTCCCGTCGCCGAACAGGCCGACCAGGCGCTCCCAGGGCAGGCCGACCGGAGGCCATCCCTCCCGGATCAGGCCGGCACAGCCGTGAATCAGGTTCAGCGCTCGCGCCATCGCGGCCTCCATCTCGGGGTCGTGCCGGGGTCCGGCCCGCCTTGAATGCAGGACTTCCCCCCTCCACGCAAGGTTGATTTGAAATATTGGAGGATTTCTACTTTTCAGATCATGAGCTATATTGTCAGGTGAATTATGAAAATTCCAAAGAGCGGCGGGGCCGGAAGGCAGGCCGCAGGAGGCGGATTGGCAGCGGCGCCGGGAGCGGCTATCGGGGCGCCAGCCCATCCCCCGAGGCACAGCGCCCTGAAAAAGGCTCCCGACCGATGACCGATACCCCGCCCGACCGCCTCAGCACCGATCCGCGCAGCCCCTTCCACGATGCCGCCCTGCTCGAGCGCGGCGTCGGCGTGCGCTTCAAGGGCGTCGAGAAGACCAATGTCGAGGAATATTGCGTGAGCGAGGGCTGGGTGCGGCTCGCGGCCGGCAATGCCAAGGACCGCTTCGGCAACCCGATGACCGTGAAGCTGAAGGGCCCGGTCGAGCCCTATTTCCGCAGCCAGGACGCCGGCGCCGCCGATGCCGAGTAAGACCGGCGGTCGACAGACGACGACCCTCGGTCCCGTTCTCGAATCGTTGCCGCGTTCGCGATCCCGGCCCGGTGGCTCGGACGTCCGGGCCCGGAGAGCTTCACGATCGCGCTCCAATCGTGAAGCTTTTTGAGATCCTGTTTGAGCGGATCGGCCTGATCAGAGCTGGAAGGGATCATGGGATATCCTATCCTTCCACCTCATCCTGAGGTGTCAGTCGATCGGAGATCGACTGACCTCGAAGGAGGCTTCCAGAAGCCTCTGCGATCCCTGGAGCCCTCCTTCGAGGTCAGCCGATTTTCAATCGGCTAACACCTCAGGATGAGGTCGGAGAATGAGACGATCCCGCCTCACTCAAATTTTTTAGAAAACCCTGCTCAAACAGGTTCTGAGTATTCGTCTTCGCCGCATTGTCTACGACGGGCCGGCATCCACTTCGTCGGAAGACGCCTCAGTGTCGAAAATTCGAGATGGATCGACGGCGCCGTCGATCCCGGGCGTGCCCGACATCGAGCACGGGCGTCGGCATGACGCGTGATCCCGCCCGGCTGCGCGAGGCCGGGCGGATCCTCATGCGGCGTCCGGACGGATCGTCCAGATTGCGGATCAGCGCGCCGTGCCGTTCTTCTGCGCGCCGGGTCCGGTGCCGGGGGCGCCGCTGCCGGTCGGGCCGTCCTGCTTCACCGTCGGGCCTGGGCCCATGTTCCCGCCGCTCGACCCCTGCGACCCGGTCGAGCCCATGCTGCCCGGATTGTTGCCGCCGATGCCGGTGCCCGGCGGCTGGCTCGCCATGCCCGAACCGGTATTGCCGCTGGAGGACGGGGCGACCCCGGTGCCGTTGTTGATGCCCTGCGCCGCGGCGGTGCCGGCGGCGAGCGCGAGGGAAAGGGCGAGGAGGGAGGTGCGAATCGGCATGGGCGTCGTCCGGGGTTCGGGGTGCAGTCGGACCGGGGCAACGGCAGGATCGTGCCGGCGTTCCCGCACGGGCGGCGGTGGCGTGGGGACCCGTTCCAGCGGAGGACCGATCCGCAGGACGTCCCGGCCATGCGATTCGGCATTCGGTCTTGGCATTCCGGCCGTTCTGCATGCAAAGTATGCAGGCTGTCGTCCCATCGTCATGGACCGGCGGCTATCGCCACCCGGCAGAAGGTGGCGCGGATCTTGAAAGGGAGCGCGTGGGGTCCGGTCGCGATCCGTCCCGCGCGAAGGAGTTGAGATGCAGGTGTTCCTGATCGCCCTGGGGCTCGTTGCCGTCCTGGTCGCCGTCGGCGTGTTCGGTCATCATCCCGATACGAGCGAGGAGCCGGTCTCCCGGCGGCGCTCCTGATCTGACGAGGGGCGGCGCAACGGCCGCGTCCCTGCCGCGTTGGATCGTGCCGGCGGCCGCGTGGCGGCCCGACGGAATCAGGTCCTCCTGCGACGGGAGCCTATCGTGCCCGCATCTCTCCTCCTCGCCCGCGCGCTCATCGTCGGCGCGCTCGTTTCCGCCGGCTCTCTGGCGCAGGCGAAAGACCTCCCCGACCAGACCGGTACCGGGGGCGGGCCGCGCTCCACCATCACGGCGCCGCATACCAGTGCGGTCGGCGCGACGGTGCCGAGCCCCGGCGCGGCCGATACGCGCCTGGAGCGCCGGATCGACGACCGGACCCGCCAGGAGCGCCTCGACGACCGGATCGACGGCGGCATTTGCGTCGGCTGCAACCGGTAGGGGTTGTCGCGGGAACGGGCCGTCCGTCAGCCCAGCAGCTCGGCGAGCCGCGCCCGGGCGCGGTTGATCCGGCTCTTCACCGTGCCGACCCGGCACGCCATCGCCGTGGCGATGTCCTCGTAGGAGAGGTCGTGCACGGCCGAGAGCAGCAGCGCCTCGCGCTGGTCCGGCACCAGGCGGTCGAGGGCGGCCTGCACGTCGCGCAGGTGGAGATTGCCGTCCTGGGCCGGCAGGGAAACCAGGCTCGCGGCGAACAGCCCGTCGGGATCGCCGACCTCGCGCGTCCGCTTCTGGTACTCGGAATAGAAGCTGTTGCGCAGGATCGTGTAGAGCCAGGCCGCCAGGTAGGTGCCCGGCACGAACCGGTCCTGCGCCGCCCAGGCCTTGAGCAGGGTCTCCTGCACCAGGTCGTCGGCGCGGGCGTGGTTGTTGCACAGGGTCAGGGCCCGGCGGCGCAGCCGCGGCACCTCCGCCAGCAGGTCGCGGCGGAAGGCCTCCGCCGGCGCGGCGTCGAGGCCGGCGAGCGCCGCGACGAGGCGCGAGACCAGCTCTTCCAGCTTTGCGCAGGGCGGCAGTGCCGCATCGTCGTAGGCGGCGCGCAGGGTCGCGCCGAGATGGGCCTGGATGCCGGGCGGCAGGGCGGGTGCCTCGTCGCACCCGGGGGGAGTCGGGTCCGGATCGGTCTCGTTCGGACGTATCGTGGTCGACGGCGCCATCATGCGGTCTCGGTTGACCGGCGGCTTAAGGCACGGCTCTCCGTACCATTGCAATGGTGCCGAAATACCGGTTCGGCCGGCATGTCCGGCTCGCACGCCGTCCGATCTCACGCCGCCGCCGGGGCCAGATCGTTCGTGAGATCGGGCGGCGTCGTGCCCGGCAGCCAGCGCCCGCGCATGTGGCGCGCCGCCGCCTGGCGCAGCCTTCCGGCGTAGCCGGGGAGCGCGGGCCCGATCAGCGGCAGCGCGAAGTCGGCGATGGCGGCGCGGATGCCGTCATCGTCGAGGGCGTGCCCGGCCGCTGCCGCGTGTCGGGCGATCTCGAGTTCCTGGCCCCAGAAGTAGATGCTCGTCGCCTGGACGTTGTCCTGCATGCGGCGCACCTCCTCGACCCGGCCGTCGGAGAGCAGCGGCAGCCAGATGTCCGGCATCAGCAGGTCCACGGGCCGGTCCGGCCGCCAGGTATAGGCATCGCCCTCGACGATGCGGATCTTCTCCCGCGCCGCCGGCGGCAGCTGGGCGGCGAGGTCGAGGTCCCGGTGCAGCGCCAGGACCTCCGGGTCGATCTCCACCACCGTCACCGCGGTCACCTCCGGCTGCAGGGCGCTCGCCACTGCCGACCAGCCCAGCCCCAGGCCGAAGACGACGACGTGTCCGCGGGCCAGGCGCACGCCGGTCTCCTGGCTCTCCAGTTCGGTCGGCGTCGTCGACATCCAGGTGTGGTCGCCGCGCACCAGCGCCGTAACGTGCGGCACCAGCCGCGCCGGGCTCCAGTAGCCCTGGCAGAGCACGTTCTCCCCGTGATGCAACGCCCAGCGGCCGGAGCGCAGCGGCGGATAGGTCGGCACGAACAGGTCGAAGGTGAACGGGACCAAACCCGGTGGAATCGTCATGCCGTCCTCCTCGTGGGCAGCCGCCGACGCAGTGGGGACCGATTCCCGCTCTCCGCGCAAGGCGGCGCGGCGTTATCGCGGGGCCTCCCGTTCCCGCGAGTTCTCGACCGGCAACTCCCCCGTCGGCGGGCCTTCCGTCGGCAAGCCTCCGGTCGGTAAGCCTGCGGTCGGTAAGCCTCCTGTCGGCAAGCCTCGCACGAGCGGCAGGGCCGCCGCGCAGGCGCCCGCCATGACCCAGAACGCCCCCGCCCCGAGGGCGCCGTAGAGCGGGCCGGCGGCGAGCGTCGCCAGGGTGGTGGCGATCCCGAGGCCGAGGGTGCCGTAGAGGGTCTGGGCCGTCGCAGCGAGACCGGGCGGCACGGTCCGGCCGAGGATCTGCATCGCCGCGAGGTGCAGGAGCGCGAAGGTCAGCCCGTGCAGGGCCTGGATGCCGACGAGGACCGGCACCGCGACGGTGAGCGCGGCCACCGACCAGCGCAGGATCCCGGCGCCGGCCGCCAGCGCCAGGGCGCCGGCGGGGCCGAGGCGGGCGAGGAGCGTTGGGCCGACGACGAGGAAGACCAGCACCTCCGCCGCCACCGCCTCGGCCCAGAGCAGGCTCGCGGTCGCCGGGCTCAGGCCCGCCGCGCGCCAGCGGATCACCGCGAAGGCGTCGTGAACCGCGTGGCTGCCGATCACCAGGGCGGCCACCGCGACGAGGCGGCGGAAGGCGGCCGACCGCAGGAGCGATCCGGCCCCGGTCGTGACGGGCGCCCCGGCGGCCGTCCCGGCGGCCGGCAGGCGGAATGTCGCCCCGGCAAGGCCCGCGAAGGCGAGGGCGCCCGCCACCGGCAGGGCCGCGAGGCCGAGGGCCCCCACGACCTGCCCGCCCGCCAGGGTGCCGGCGATGAAGGCGGCCGAGCCCGCGCCCCGCACGGTGCCGTAGGCGAAGCGGGACGCCTTCGACGCCGGGATCGCCAGGGCGTCGGCGAGAGGCGCGAGGGGCGCCGTCGCGGCGGCGTGCGCGAGGCCGGCGAGCAGAAGCCCGGTGAATCCGTGGCCGGCGAGGTAGAGGAGGGCGCTCAGGCCCGAGAGGGCGGCGCAGAGCGCCAGCACGCCCCGTCCGGCGGCGAGCCGGTCGGCGACGCGGCCCGCGAGCGGACCGGCGACGAGGCGGATGCCGGTGCCGGCGGCGAGCACCAGCCCGACCTCGGTGGGGCCGAGCCCGCGCTCGGCGAGGAGCGCGGGCAGGAACGGCGTCGTGAGGCCGTAACCGGCATAGAGCGCGGCGTAGACGAGGAGGAAGCGCGGCAGCGCGCCCGGGACGGCCTGCATCGTGCAAGCCTACCCGGTCTTCGCCGACGCCGCGCGGCCGGGTTTAGAGGAGGCCGGCGCCGTGCGGGTGGTCCCGCGGCGGCTCGACCGTGACGATGGCCCCGAGGCCGAGAACGAGGGCGCCGGCGGCGCAGAGGGCGAGGGAGAGAGCGGCGATGATCATGGACGCGACCTTCGCGATTCCGTGCTTAACGCGACCTTGCCGAACGGGGTGAAGAGGAGGAAAACCCCAGCATCCACATCACGAAAAGCGGATGGGTGCGGCGGGGCCGCCATGGCCATGCAAACGCCATCATCGCGGGAGGAACGCCTGTGGAGTACCGCACGCTCGGCCGGTCCGGCCTGAAGGTCTCGCCCCTCTGCCTCGGCACGATGATGTTCGGCGGGCCGACCCCCGACGACGAGGCTGCGCGCATCGTCGCGGAGGCCCGCGACCAGGGGATCAACTTCATCGACACGGCGAACGCCTATACCGAGGGGCGCTCGGAGGAGGTGGTCGGCCGGGCCATCGCCCGCGACCGCGACGCCTGGGTGCTCGCCACCAAGGTGGCGAACGCGATGGGGCCGGGGCCGAACGACCGCGGCCTGTCCCGCGCCCACATCGTGCAGGCCTGCGAGGCCAGC from Methylobacterium aquaticum encodes:
- a CDS encoding ABC transporter substrate-binding protein translates to MRSRVIGYALGLSLAALASGARAADTVSDGVVKVGILNDLSGIYSDFTGRGSAVAAQIAIDEMGGNVLGAPVELVAADHQNKPDIAANLAREWFDQGKVDMIADFPTSSTALAVMEIARQKNRVTMLSAGVAMAAITDKCSPLSAQWMVNTYALAAGTAKALMKAGKKSWYFVTADYTFGHSLEKDAAAVVEAEGGKVLGVSRHPFPGGDFSSYMLKAQSTGAQVIALANAGSDTVNAVKQAAEYGIGRSDKQVIAPLLTYITDVKSLGLAKAQDMYLTEAFYWDYDDRSRAFAEKYFAKMKRMPSASQAAIYSAVLSYLKAIQAAGTDEAGAVMKQLRSMTIDDAVIRNGRLRADGALVHDLLLLQVKKPAESKRDWDFYHVKAVLKGDDVYPKPSEACPLNAKG
- a CDS encoding branched-chain amino acid ABC transporter permease, which translates into the protein MTDITLQAFMAQLTIGLIGGCFYAMLSMGLAIIFGLLNIINFTHGAQFMMAAFLAWIGLTQVGPWLGQPDLQVNFWLALVLAPALVAVFGMAIERTLLRRLYHLDHLYGLLLTFGVALVMEGGFRYFFGVSGQGYEPPEILQGPVDVGFMLLPKYRVFVVAASLLICLSTWYLFERTKLGAYLRAGTENPRLLQAFGINVPVMITLTYGFGVALAGIAGVLAAPIMQITPLMGGSLLNIVFAVVVIGGLGSILGAMLTGLGLGLIEGLTKVVYPEASTVVVFVIMALALLLRPAGLFGREA
- a CDS encoding branched-chain amino acid ABC transporter permease translates to MTSRHLFAALVAGLLVVPLVPGLVYPIFVMKVMAYGLFACAFNLLLGFTGLVSFAHAAFLGTAGYVTGALMIRLGAHPLGVPVSFAAGVAAAALVGFAIGGLAIRRRGIYFAMITLALSQIVYFLAVQFRWTGGEDGLQGIPRGTLLGFVDLSSDTAMYYVALALFVAGFLFIHRVVHSPFGQILQAVRDNEARAVSLGYDASRFQLLAFVLSAAVAGYAGALKALVFGLVSLNDVSLHTSTEVVLMTLLGGVGTLVGPLVGAALVVGLQNYLATIGDLVTVVIGLIFILCVSFFRRGVVGEWLHWRQRRAARTAPPSPRSSPVAEAA
- a CDS encoding dihydrodipicolinate synthase family protein, which produces MWTGVIPAVTTKFTADGALDHAEMERCFALQMQAGCDGLIVCGSLGEGPMLSPDERLAVMKTALSVAGPHPVLMTVSEAGTREACALAARAAKAGASGLMVVPSPIYHTDEDETVATLSAVAAAGDLPVMIYSNRVAYRVDVTPRIMERLAGDTRFVAIKESSDDIRRTTEIINHFGDRFAVLTGVDNLAFEALSVGAVGWVAGLVVAFPEETVAIYRLMKAGRTAEALEIYRWFRPLLDLDVSTFLVQNIKLAEALAIGSTEHVRMPRKPLSGERRAAVEAIVRTALERRPSLKLAA
- a CDS encoding NAD(P)/FAD-dependent oxidoreductase, whose protein sequence is MPREVAIVGAGIVGLATAHHLLEEGWRVRLIERGGIAEGASLGNAGALAFTDVLPLASPGILRKAPRWMLDPLGPLALPPAYLPRIAPWLVRFWRASLPDRHAHATQVQSGLMRLAAQAMAAMVESAGLTERLRHDGNLELYESEADLAAAGPGWAAREREGIAFEHVQADRLAELQPGLSPRFVAGTFTPNWMTVDDPHRFALALHAVVAAKGATLTRGEVRDIAPAGEGVRLTLSDGTSLSAEACVLATGAWSRDLARRLGDSVPLDTERGYNTTLPPGAFPLRRQLTFGGHGFVVTPLATGIRVGGAVEFGGLHRPPNFARADAMLRKAAAFLPGLDTAGGRQWMGFRPSLPDSLPVIGPSRASPRVIYAFGHGHLGLTQSAGTGRIVADLLAGRASGVDVAALRAGRFG
- a CDS encoding DUF3297 family protein, with amino-acid sequence MTDTPPDRLSTDPRSPFHDAALLERGVGVRFKGVEKTNVEEYCVSEGWVRLAAGNAKDRFGNPMTVKLKGPVEPYFRSQDAGAADAE
- a CDS encoding sigma-70 family RNA polymerase sigma factor; the encoded protein is MMAPSTTIRPNETDPDPTPPGCDEAPALPPGIQAHLGATLRAAYDDAALPPCAKLEELVSRLVAALAGLDAAPAEAFRRDLLAEVPRLRRRALTLCNNHARADDLVQETLLKAWAAQDRFVPGTYLAAWLYTILRNSFYSEYQKRTREVGDPDGLFAASLVSLPAQDGNLHLRDVQAALDRLVPDQREALLLSAVHDLSYEDIATAMACRVGTVKSRINRARARLAELLG